Proteins encoded within one genomic window of Spodoptera frugiperda isolate SF20-4 chromosome 7, AGI-APGP_CSIRO_Sfru_2.0, whole genome shotgun sequence:
- the LOC118265776 gene encoding ionotropic receptor 75a: MNLLCNLLLALSVTDVRLVIDIFKLKNLKNGVIFHCYDNYVVSNVHKVLNEHGILVASANIDYNVTYNVATSYPKVGLVIDAACERWTSVLDSDTISFQGYSFIIITEDVTGTTEMLSQYPIEVDSDVIVAHKINQTFNLYEVFNTGTKYRGTYNVRKVGHWNTSLFINSPNRWNLQGIFVKTAVIILTTPRIVNQTIEQYMEKPIKSQIDVDTVHRMKYFIMLKFMRDMYNISYDIHRVSTWGYQRNGSFDGMVNALYQGMAEIGGAPIFYRIDRGERVQYISEVWMSRHSFLFRHPKYPGGFYTIYTRPLSDVVWYCVVAMLAVTAITLWVMLVVQNHKGDNEDSSFSLAGLVIWGAICQQGISINRESTSTKLVIFTTFVYAVTLYQYYNATIVSSLLLEPPRNIRTLKDILDSDLKAGSHDIVYDRDYFKRTTDPVAIELYHKKVATSAQYNFFTPEEGIALVKKGGFAFHIDTTFAFPLIKATFTEREICETTLVQMYPLQRMGVVVRKHSPYKEHIAYAIRKMYEVGLPPRIQSEIDEPMPECAHTPDSSIFCVGIREFSTPLLALTFGMATSIVVLFCEIIIDRVVQLGSVRDFRH; this comes from the exons ATGAATTTGCTGTGTAACTTATTGCTAGCTCTTTCTGTAACAGATGTAAGACTAGTTATCgacatttttaaactaaaaaatttaaaaaacggtgtaatatttcattgttacGATAACTATGTCGTGAGTAATGTGCATAAAGTATTGAACGAGCATGGTATCTTGGTGGCGAGCGCTAACATTGATTATAACGTAACGTATAATGTGGCGACGTCTTATCCAAAGGTTGGATTAGTAATAGACGCCGCTTGTGAACGATGGACTTCAGTATTAGATTCGGATACAATATCCTTTCAAGGGTattcctttataataataacggAGGATGTGACGGGGACTACCGAGATGTTATCCCAGTATCCCATAGAAGTGGACTCCGATGTCATTGTCGcccataaaattaatcaaacatTTAACTTGTACGAAGTTTTCAATACTGGAACAAAATACAGGGGTACTTACAATGTCAGAAAGGTAGGTCATTGGAATACTTCACTGTTTATCAACTCGCCCAACCGTTGGAACTTGCAAGGAATATTCGTGAAGACGGCGGTGATCATCCTCACGACGCCCAGGATAGTGAACCAGACCATAGAACAGTATATGGAGAAGCCAATTAAGTCGCAGATTGATGTGGACACCGTGCACCGTATGAAGTACTTTATTATGTTGAAGTTTATGCGAGATATGTACAATATCAG CTATGACATACACCGCGTTAGTACGTGGGGATACCAACGCAATGGTAGTTTCGATGGCATGGTGAACGCTCTTTATCAAGGCATGGCAGAAATTGGAGGAGCCCCTATATTCTATAGGATAGATAGAGGTGAACGTGTTCAGTACATCTCCGAAGTTTGGATGTCAAG GCACAGTTTTCTGTTCCGCCACCCAAAGTACCCGGGCGGTTTCTACACGATATACACGCGGCCTCTCAGTGACGTGGTGTGGTACTGCGTCGTCGCCATGTTAGCGGTGACAGCCATCACCCTGTGGGTGATGCTGGTGGTGCAAAACCATAAAGGTGATAATGAGGACTCCTCATTTAGTTTAGCTGGACTTGTGATATGGGGCGCTATTTGTCAGCAAG GGATTTCAATAAACCGTGAGTCGACGTCAACTAAGCTAGTGATTTTCACCACATTCGTGTACGCGGTGACATTGTACCAGTACTACAACGCGACGATAGTGTCCTCCTTGCTGCTGGAGCCTCCCAGGAACATCAGGACACTGAAGGATATCTTGGACAGCGATCTGAAGGCCGGCTCCCATGATATTGTGTATGAtagagattattttaaa CGCACAACAGATCCAGTAGCAATAGAACTGTATCACAAGAAGGTCGCAACATCCGCACAGTACAATTTCTTCACACCCGAGGAAGGAATAGCGTTAGTGAAGAAAGGAGGCTTTGCCTTCCACATAGACACTACATTTGCGTTCCCTCTGATTAAGGCGACGTTCACCGAGAGGGAGATCTGTGAGACCACGTTAGTACAGATGTATCCACTGCAGAGAATGGGCGTCGTGGTTAGAAAACACTCGCCGTATAAGGAACATATTGCTTACGC CATCCGAAAGATGTACGAAGTGGGTCTGCCCCCTCGCATCCAATCAGAGATCGACGAGCCGATGCCCGAGTGTGCGCATACGCCGGACTCCAGTATATTCTGTGTCGGCATCAGAGAGTTCTCTACGCCACTGCTAGCACTCACATTCGGGATGGCCACTTCTATAGTCGTACTATTTTGCGAAATTATTATAGATAGAGTTGTTCAATTAGGGAGTGTGCGGGATTTTAGGCACTAA